Proteins co-encoded in one Brassica oleracea var. oleracea cultivar TO1000 chromosome C4, BOL, whole genome shotgun sequence genomic window:
- the LOC106342997 gene encoding NADH dehydrogenase [ubiquinone] complex I, assembly factor 7-like: MDLTQEIAKRIGSDGGGALIIDYRKDEIISDSLQAIREHKFVNILDNPGSADLSAYVDFPSIKHSAEEASENVTVHGPMTQSQFLGSLGINFRVDALLQNCDDEQAESLRSGYWRLVGDGEAPFWEGPDEQTPIGMGERYLTMAIINRNQGTPAPFQ; the protein is encoded by the exons ATGGATTTGACTCAAGAAATAGCCAAGAGAATAGGCTCTGATGGAGGTGGAGCACTTATAATCGATTATAGGAAGGATGAAATCATTTCAGACAGTCTACAG GCTATTAGAGAACACAAGTTTGTCAACATACTGGATAATCCAGGCTCTGCGGATCTAAGTGCTTATGTTGATTTTCCTTCGATAAAACACTCAGCTGAGGAAGCTTCAG AAAATGTGACAGTCCATGGACCTATGACTCAGTCTCAGTTCTTGGGTTCGCTTGGAATAAACTTCAGAGTTGATGCGTTGCTGCAGAACTGCGACGATGAGCAAGCAGAGTCATTGAGGTCTGGATACTGGAGGCTTGTTGGAGATGGTGAAGCACCTTTCTGGGAAGGACCTGATGAACAGACACCAATTGGAATGGGGGAGAGGTATCTTACAATGGCTATTATCAACAGAAACCAAGGCACTCCGGCTCCGTTCCAGTAA